From a single Poecilia reticulata strain Guanapo linkage group LG2, Guppy_female_1.0+MT, whole genome shotgun sequence genomic region:
- the LOC103474695 gene encoding ribose-phosphate pyrophosphokinase 2 has protein sequence MPNIVLFSGSSHHDLSQKVADRLGLELGKVITKKFSNQETCVEIGESVRGEDVYIIQSGCGEINDNLMELLIMINACKIASSSRVTAVIPCFPYARQDKKDKSRAPISAKLVANMLSVAGADHIITMDLHASQIQGFFDIAVDNLYAEPAVLQWIKENIPEWKNCIIVSPDAGGAKRVTSIADRLNVDFALIHKERKKANEVDRMVLVGDVKDRVAILVDDMADTCGTVCHAADKLIDAGATKVYAILTHGIFSGPAISRINSAPFEAVVVTNTIPQEEKMKACPKIQVIDISMILAEAIRRTHNGESVSYLFSHVPL, from the exons ATGCCTAACATCGTGCTTTTCAGCGGGAGCTCCCATCATGACCTGTCCCAGAAAGTGGCTGATCGGCTCGGACTGGAGCTCGGGAAGGTGATCACCAAGAAGTTTAGTAACCAAGAGACGTG CGTGGAAATCGGGGAGAGCGTGCGCGGCGAGGACGTCTACATCATCCAAAGCGGCTGCGGCGAAATCAACGACAACTTGATGGAGCTGCTGATCATGATCAACGCCTGCAAGATCGCCTCGTCGTCCCGCGTCACCGCCGTCATCCCCTGCTTCCCGTACGCCCGGCAGGACAAGAAGGACAAG AGTCGAGCGCCTATATCGGCCAAGCTGGTCGCCAACATGCTGTCGGTGGCCGGCGCTGACCACATCATCACCATGGACCTCCACGCATCGCAGATCCAG GGATTCTTTGACATCGCCGTGGACAACCTGTACGCAGAGCCCGCCGTCCTGCAGTGgatcaaagaaaacattcctGAGTGGAAGAATTGCATCATCGTGTCTCCAGACGCCGGCGGAGCAAAGCG CGTGACGTCCATCGCCGACCGCCTCAACGTGGACTTCGCCCTCATCCacaaagagaggaagaaggCCAACGAAGTGGACCGCATGGTTCTGGTCGGGGACGTCAAGGACCGCGTGGCCATCCTGGTGGACGACATGGCCGACACGTGTGGCACCGTCTGCCACGCCGCCGACAA GTTGATCGATGCCGGCGCCACCAAGGTCTACGCCATCCTCACGCACGGCATCTTCTCCGGCCCGGCCATCTCCCGCATCAACAGCGCGCCGTTTGAGGCCGTGGTGGTGACCAACACCATCCCACAGGAGGAGAAGATGAAGGCGTGCCCAAAGATACAG GTCATCGACATCTCCATGATCCTGGCCGAGGCGATCAGGAGGACCCACAACGGCGAATCGGTTTCGTATCTCTTCAGCCACGTGCCTCTGTGA
- the LOC103474715 gene encoding thymosin beta-12, translating into MSDKPDISEVTSFDKSKLKKTETQEKNPLPTKETIEQEKQAS; encoded by the exons ATGAGTGACAAGCCCGACATCTCAGAGGTGACCAGCTTCGACAAGTCCAAGCTGAAGAAGACGGAGACGCAGGAGAAGAACCCCCTGCCTACAAAAGAGA CCATTGAACAGGAGAAGCAAGCATCATGA